A genomic segment from Vicinamibacterales bacterium encodes:
- a CDS encoding NIPSNAP family protein, which produces MTAPTVSRFLTAVALVALGFGFGAFYSSTPAQAQAGGKVFELRTYTAPDGKLPLLQKRFRDHTLRIFEKHGMKNVGYWVPQDAPATDNTLIYVISHASRDAAKQSWANFAADPEWKKVSAESQVDGPIVSKVVSVYMDATDYSPIK; this is translated from the coding sequence ATGACTGCACCTACCGTGTCGCGTTTCTTAACGGCCGTCGCGCTCGTCGCCCTCGGGTTTGGATTTGGCGCCTTCTACTCGTCCACCCCCGCCCAGGCGCAGGCCGGCGGCAAGGTGTTCGAACTGCGCACCTACACGGCGCCCGACGGCAAGCTGCCCCTGCTCCAGAAGCGCTTCCGGGACCACACCCTGCGCATCTTCGAGAAGCACGGCATGAAGAACGTGGGCTACTGGGTTCCCCAGGACGCGCCGGCCACGGACAACACGCTGATCTACGTCATTTCGCACGCCAGCCGCGATGCCGCCAAGCAGAGCTGGGCCAACTTCGCCGCGGATCCGGAATGGAAGAAGGTCTCGGCCGAATCCCAGGTTGACGGTCCCATCGTCTCCAAGGTCGTGTCGGTCTACATGGACGCCACCGACTATTCGCCGATCAAGTAG
- a CDS encoding type II toxin-antitoxin system VapC family toxin: MKLLLDTHALLWFQAGDRRLSKAARQAIEASDAELLISAATVWEMAIKVSLGRLQLSGPVDAYIAEKIGQGYRMLSVSWAHAARVEGLPWHHRDPFDRLLVAQSLAERCPLITRDRAFRKYGVEVVW; encoded by the coding sequence GTGAAGCTCCTCCTCGACACCCACGCGCTGCTCTGGTTCCAGGCGGGCGACCGCCGGCTGAGCAAGGCGGCACGCCAGGCCATCGAGGCCAGCGACGCGGAATTACTGATCAGCGCGGCCACGGTGTGGGAGATGGCGATCAAGGTGAGCCTGGGTCGGCTGCAGCTCTCGGGCCCGGTCGATGCCTATATCGCCGAGAAAATTGGCCAGGGCTATCGCATGCTGTCCGTGTCCTGGGCCCATGCGGCCAGGGTCGAGGGCCTGCCGTGGCACCATCGCGACCCGTTCGATCGCCTCCTGGTGGCGCAATCGCTGGCCGAGCGCTGCCCGCTGATCACGAGAGATCGCGCCTTTCGCAAGTACGGCGTCGAGGTCGTGTGGTGA
- a CDS encoding type II toxin-antitoxin system prevent-host-death family antitoxin, whose protein sequence is MDIEDIGAFEAKTRLSELLDNVSRGRVYRITKRGTPIAELRPITTGLGRPSFGADRGRVVMADDFDAPLDDMKSYR, encoded by the coding sequence ATGGACATCGAAGATATCGGCGCCTTCGAGGCCAAGACCCGGCTGTCGGAGCTGCTCGACAATGTCAGCCGCGGCCGCGTCTATCGCATCACCAAACGCGGGACGCCGATCGCCGAGCTGCGCCCAATCACCACCGGGCTTGGCCGCCCATCGTTCGGCGCCGATCGCGGCCGCGTCGTGATGGCGGACGACTTCGACGCGCCGCTCGACGACATGAAGTCGTACCGGTGA
- a CDS encoding HD domain-containing protein → MSLDQDARRVALAIRDAGGRALCVGGFVRDRLLDHPSTDLDLEVFGIAQDRLPELLRTLGRVEPVGQAFPVYKLGHIDVALPRRESKSGRGHKGFVVEGDPAMPFAEAARRRDFTINAIAWDPLTDEYLDPYDGRADLARRLLRVVDPLTFGDDSLRVLRALQFAARFELTLDPATADICRAIALDDLPAERIWGEFEKLLLQARRPSIGFALARDLGVIRQILPEMEALYECPQDAEWHPEGEVWTHTLMVIDKAHELNAGLDRARLATVMLGAVCHDLGKPLTTAMIDGRVRSPGHEAAGVPLATAILDRLNVHTLDNFDVRKQVLGLVAEHLRPSAFHKQKDTVTDGAFRRLAQKVDLELLVCFARADCHGRTGTFDCSAMDWFIERARSLGVEHKPPAPILLGRHLIELGVAPGPRMGEILRAVYELQLDGAVTTLDEARTRAGQLTI, encoded by the coding sequence GTGAGCCTCGATCAGGACGCCCGCCGGGTCGCCCTCGCCATTCGTGACGCCGGCGGTCGCGCCTTGTGCGTGGGCGGGTTCGTCCGCGATCGGCTCCTGGATCACCCGTCCACCGACCTCGACCTGGAGGTCTTCGGCATCGCGCAGGACCGGCTGCCCGAGCTGCTCCGGACCCTTGGCCGCGTCGAACCGGTGGGCCAGGCCTTCCCGGTCTACAAGCTCGGCCACATCGACGTGGCGCTGCCCCGCCGCGAATCCAAGTCGGGCCGCGGCCATAAGGGCTTCGTGGTGGAAGGCGACCCCGCGATGCCGTTCGCCGAGGCCGCGCGCCGCCGCGACTTCACGATCAACGCCATCGCCTGGGATCCGCTGACCGATGAGTATCTCGACCCCTACGACGGCCGCGCCGATCTCGCCCGGCGGCTGCTGCGCGTGGTCGATCCGCTCACCTTCGGAGACGACTCGCTCCGCGTGCTGCGCGCTCTGCAGTTCGCGGCGCGGTTCGAGTTGACGCTCGACCCGGCGACGGCCGACATCTGCCGCGCCATTGCGCTGGACGACCTGCCCGCCGAGCGCATCTGGGGGGAGTTCGAGAAGCTGCTGCTGCAGGCACGGCGGCCGTCGATCGGGTTCGCGCTCGCGCGCGACCTCGGCGTGATCAGGCAGATCTTGCCGGAGATGGAGGCGCTCTACGAGTGCCCGCAGGACGCCGAGTGGCACCCCGAAGGCGAGGTGTGGACGCACACGTTGATGGTGATCGACAAGGCCCACGAGCTGAACGCCGGCCTCGACCGCGCGCGTCTCGCCACGGTGATGCTGGGCGCGGTGTGCCACGACCTCGGCAAGCCGCTGACCACGGCGATGATCGACGGGCGCGTGCGATCGCCGGGCCACGAGGCGGCCGGCGTGCCGCTGGCGACCGCCATTCTCGATCGCCTCAATGTCCACACGCTCGACAACTTCGACGTGCGCAAGCAGGTGCTGGGGCTGGTGGCCGAGCACCTGCGGCCGAGCGCCTTCCACAAACAGAAGGACACGGTGACCGACGGCGCCTTCCGCCGGCTCGCGCAGAAGGTGGACCTGGAGCTGCTGGTGTGTTTCGCCCGCGCGGATTGCCACGGCCGCACGGGCACGTTTGACTGCTCCGCGATGGATTGGTTCATCGAGCGCGCGCGGTCACTCGGCGTCGAACACAAGCCGCCGGCGCCGATCTTGCTCGGGCGTCACCTGATCGAACTCGGCGTCGCGCCGGGGCCGCGCATGGGGGAAATATTGCGCGCGGTGTACGAACTGCAGCTCGACGGCGCGGTCACCACGCTCGACGAGGCGCGCACGCGAGCCGGGCAATTGACAATTTAG
- a CDS encoding type II toxin-antitoxin system prevent-host-death family antitoxin — protein sequence MDVSIAEAKNRLPELIRAVEAGGAVVITRHGKPVAQLTAAPVERRQVRLGGMKNRVQLLPGWDAPVDLDSFLGRE from the coding sequence ATGGACGTCAGCATCGCCGAAGCCAAGAATCGCCTGCCAGAACTCATCCGCGCGGTTGAGGCTGGTGGCGCCGTCGTCATTACGCGCCACGGCAAGCCCGTCGCCCAACTGACTGCCGCACCAGTGGAACGTCGGCAGGTCCGCCTGGGAGGCATGAAGAACCGTGTCCAACTGTTGCCCGGTTGGGATGCGCCGGTGGACCTGGACAGCTTCCTCGGTCGCGAGTGA
- a CDS encoding type II toxin-antitoxin system VapC family toxin, with product MARTRGYLLDTNAALIALTNPARLSRRVRKAVLTGPNHLSVVVYWEVLLKTMKGAVDVGEPRTWWLDALDQLAATPLVLRPEHVSEVSTLPPIHKDPFDRVLIAQSTVEDLTLLTTDGEIPRYASDRFRVMS from the coding sequence ATGGCCCGCACGCGCGGTTACCTGCTCGACACCAACGCGGCGCTGATCGCCCTGACGAATCCTGCCAGGCTGTCGCGCCGGGTTCGCAAGGCCGTGCTCACGGGCCCCAACCACTTAAGCGTGGTCGTCTACTGGGAAGTGTTGCTGAAGACGATGAAGGGTGCCGTGGACGTCGGAGAGCCGCGGACGTGGTGGCTGGATGCGCTCGACCAGCTGGCCGCCACACCGCTCGTCCTGCGGCCTGAACATGTCTCCGAGGTGTCAACCTTGCCGCCGATCCACAAGGACCCGTTCGACCGGGTGCTGATCGCACAGTCGACGGTTGAGGATCTGACGCTGCTGACGACCGATGGAGAGATACCGCGGTACGCGTCCGACCGGTTCCGCGTGATGTCGTAA
- a CDS encoding RES domain-containing protein — MIGFRQADPRYPFLWSDSTQPAARWHAEGEGPAHYFADTPDGAWAELLRHEEIHDPADVATLRRALWVVELGDEPAKAVTLKPAVLTGGRGTYWACQAHARRLRARGARRLVAPSAALMPGGAAGREVVAALERTARPRDGRVFVIFGEPAGIVGWKAVEHGSPPIGLLERVNRIVD; from the coding sequence ATGATCGGCTTCCGCCAGGCCGATCCCCGCTATCCCTTCCTCTGGAGCGACTCGACCCAGCCCGCCGCGCGCTGGCATGCGGAGGGCGAGGGCCCGGCGCACTATTTCGCCGACACACCTGATGGTGCCTGGGCCGAGTTGTTGCGCCACGAGGAGATTCACGATCCCGCGGACGTGGCGACGCTGCGACGCGCCCTGTGGGTGGTCGAACTGGGCGACGAACCCGCCAAGGCCGTGACGTTGAAGCCCGCGGTCCTGACCGGTGGCAGGGGCACCTACTGGGCCTGCCAGGCGCACGCGCGGCGGCTGCGGGCGCGGGGGGCGCGGCGCCTCGTGGCGCCATCGGCGGCGCTCATGCCAGGTGGCGCAGCGGGGCGAGAGGTCGTCGCCGCGCTCGAACGCACGGCCAGGCCGCGTGATGGCCGGGTCTTCGTCATCTTCGGCGAACCTGCGGGCATTGTCGGATGGAAGGCGGTCGAACACGGCTCGCCGCCGATAGGGTTGCTCGAGCGCGTCAATCGCATTGTCGATTGA
- a CDS encoding threonine/serine dehydratase, producing MEPLVTLDEIRAARERIKSAAVYTPLLEVPWPALAPLAPQAPQALWLKAENLQPMGAFKIRGAFNMIAQLSPEQLRRGVITYSSGNHGQAVALAARTLGAPAVIVMPTTAPAVKVEGCKSYGAEVIMEGTTSLDRQARAEKEARERGLTMVPPFDHKQIIIGQGTTGLEILEQCPDAGTIFVPAGGGGLVSGVAAAVKLSKPSVRIVAVEPAGAPKVSRSLEAGHPVTLPSSASIADGLMNLRPGDITFTHIQKYVDEVVTVSDADIASAVGWLFKNARIVRTKRRHHDSGGRARPRSPGRQGGRDRHRRQRGSREIREVHRGLTPP from the coding sequence ATGGAACCTCTCGTTACGCTCGACGAAATTCGCGCCGCCCGTGAGCGCATCAAATCCGCCGCCGTCTATACGCCCCTGCTCGAGGTGCCGTGGCCAGCGTTGGCACCCTTGGCACCCCAGGCACCTCAGGCACTCTGGCTGAAGGCTGAAAACCTTCAGCCCATGGGCGCCTTCAAGATCCGCGGCGCCTTCAACATGATCGCGCAGCTGTCGCCGGAGCAGTTGCGGCGCGGCGTCATCACGTATTCCTCCGGCAACCATGGGCAAGCCGTGGCGCTGGCGGCGAGGACGCTCGGCGCGCCGGCCGTGATTGTGATGCCGACCACGGCGCCCGCCGTGAAGGTCGAGGGCTGCAAGAGCTACGGCGCCGAAGTGATCATGGAAGGCACGACGTCGCTGGATCGCCAGGCGCGGGCCGAGAAAGAAGCGCGCGAGCGCGGCCTCACCATGGTGCCGCCGTTCGATCACAAGCAGATCATCATCGGCCAGGGGACGACGGGGCTCGAGATTCTCGAGCAATGCCCTGACGCCGGCACCATCTTCGTGCCCGCCGGGGGCGGCGGGCTGGTGTCGGGCGTGGCCGCGGCCGTCAAGCTGTCGAAGCCGTCGGTCCGCATCGTGGCCGTGGAGCCGGCCGGCGCGCCAAAGGTGTCGCGGTCGCTGGAGGCGGGTCACCCGGTCACGCTGCCTTCGTCGGCCAGCATCGCCGACGGCTTGATGAACCTGCGGCCCGGCGACATCACGTTCACGCACATCCAGAAGTACGTCGACGAAGTCGTCACCGTCAGCGACGCCGACATCGCCTCCGCGGTGGGTTGGCTGTTCAAGAACGCCCGCATCGTCCGAACCAAGCGGCGCCATCACGACAGCGGCGGTCGCGCTCGGCCTCGGTCACCCGGCCGGCAAGGTGGTCGCGATCGTCACCGGCGGCAACGTGGCTCCCGAGAAATTCGCGAAGTACATCGGGGTCTGACCCCGCCGTAG
- a CDS encoding M20/M25/M40 family metallo-hydrolase, which translates to MRSLTFAALLVLAAGCTQPAPPPPPPTPAENEITVDSLTAHIKTLASDEFGGRAPATPGGAKATEYLATQMAALGLEPGAADGTFFQQVPIVESVVERNFVLSVPGNTYRYYTDVVAFSGVEKPRVQVQGEVVFVGYGINAPELNWNDYAGVNVKNKWVMIMVNDPPAPADEPTLFGGPALTYYGRWTYKFEEAARQGAAGALLIHTDESATYPWQVVQSSWSGTQYSLPPQPGAPALGIKGWITNAAAKDLARRGGRDLDAMRVTASKRGFKAMTLNTKAAATLMQRSSRKTAPNVIGVLKGTNPAQSVVYTAHWDHFGTRAPLPADAPDADRIYNGAYDNASGCAGLLEIAKAFTKTSQKPARSIYFVFVTAEESGLLGSGYFAANPPMPMGTVAANINVDGVNYLGPARDMIQLGSDRSTLGPMVEAILKERGRALGGDSHPERGYFFRSDHFPFAKAGVPALSLSEPREFTGPNGAALLKKQEEYNGKDYHQPSDQYDPSWDFSGGVEDLRALAQLGWRVAAQAEMPKYNDGDQFAHVRK; encoded by the coding sequence ATGCGATCCCTGACGTTCGCCGCCCTTCTGGTCCTGGCCGCCGGCTGCACTCAGCCGGCGCCGCCTCCACCCCCTCCGACCCCGGCCGAAAACGAAATCACCGTTGACTCGCTGACTGCGCACATCAAGACGCTGGCGTCAGACGAGTTCGGCGGCCGCGCCCCGGCCACGCCCGGCGGCGCGAAGGCCACGGAATACCTGGCCACGCAGATGGCCGCGCTCGGTCTCGAGCCGGGCGCCGCCGACGGCACCTTCTTCCAGCAGGTGCCGATCGTCGAGTCGGTCGTCGAGCGCAACTTCGTGCTCAGCGTTCCGGGGAACACCTATCGCTATTACACCGACGTGGTGGCGTTCTCGGGCGTCGAGAAGCCGCGCGTGCAGGTGCAGGGCGAGGTCGTGTTCGTGGGCTACGGCATCAACGCGCCGGAGCTCAACTGGAACGACTACGCCGGCGTCAACGTGAAGAACAAGTGGGTGATGATCATGGTCAACGATCCGCCCGCGCCCGCCGATGAGCCCACGCTGTTCGGCGGCCCCGCGCTGACCTACTACGGCCGCTGGACCTACAAGTTCGAGGAGGCCGCGCGCCAGGGCGCCGCCGGCGCGCTGCTCATCCACACCGACGAATCGGCGACCTATCCCTGGCAGGTGGTGCAGTCGTCCTGGAGCGGGACGCAGTACTCGCTGCCGCCCCAGCCGGGAGCGCCGGCGCTGGGCATCAAGGGCTGGATCACCAACGCCGCGGCCAAGGACCTGGCGCGCCGTGGCGGGCGTGACCTCGACGCCATGCGCGTGACGGCCAGCAAGCGCGGCTTCAAGGCGATGACGCTCAACACCAAAGCAGCCGCCACCTTGATGCAGCGGTCGTCGCGCAAGACCGCGCCGAACGTGATCGGCGTGTTGAAGGGGACCAACCCCGCGCAGTCGGTGGTCTACACCGCCCACTGGGATCACTTCGGCACCCGCGCGCCGTTGCCGGCCGATGCGCCGGACGCGGATCGCATCTACAACGGCGCCTACGACAACGCCTCAGGCTGCGCCGGGCTGCTCGAGATTGCGAAGGCGTTCACCAAGACGTCGCAGAAGCCGGCGCGATCGATCTACTTCGTCTTCGTCACGGCGGAGGAGTCCGGTCTGCTCGGCTCCGGCTACTTCGCCGCCAACCCGCCGATGCCCATGGGCACGGTGGCCGCCAACATCAACGTCGACGGCGTGAATTATCTCGGGCCGGCCAGGGACATGATCCAGCTCGGCTCGGATCGGTCCACGCTCGGGCCCATGGTGGAGGCGATCCTGAAGGAGCGCGGCCGCGCCCTCGGCGGCGATTCGCATCCCGAACGCGGCTACTTCTTCCGCTCCGACCATTTCCCGTTTGCGAAGGCGGGCGTGCCGGCCCTGTCGCTGAGTGAGCCGAGGGAATTCACCGGCCCGAACGGGGCGGCGCTCCTCAAGAAGCAGGAGGAGTACAACGGCAAGGACTACCACCAGCCGAGCGACCAGTACGACCCGTCGTGGGATTTCAGCGGCGGCGTCGAGGACCTGCGGGCGCTGGCGCAGCTCGGCTGGCGCGTTGCCGCGCAGGCGGAGATGCCGAAGTACAACGACGGCGACCAGTTCGCCCACGTCCGCAAGTAG
- a CDS encoding NAD-dependent epimerase/dehydratase family protein: MQIFLTGATGYIGSAVLDAMLKGGHQVTAIARDPEKAERLRAKGATPVIAELGLPKMYVPLLKAADAVVHTAYEYSPRGVQLDRQAIETMLTAQRDALATDGKPRAFLYTSGIWVLGRTARAADEDAPLDPPPHVAWRPAHEELVLAAAASGLRPVVIRPGIVYGGGRGIVSDLIKDALNGIIRVVGPGKNRWPCVYDHDLGDLFVRILESPTATGIFHANDEADERVSDIVEAIAGQVPQRPDIRYMPMAEARKKFGTYADALALDQKVRSPKARALGWAPSLPGVANSVARLVEEFRNAQREKND, from the coding sequence ATGCAGATATTCTTGACGGGCGCCACCGGATACATCGGGTCGGCTGTACTCGACGCGATGTTAAAGGGGGGGCACCAGGTCACCGCGATCGCGCGCGATCCGGAAAAAGCCGAACGACTGCGCGCCAAAGGCGCCACGCCAGTGATCGCCGAGCTGGGGCTGCCGAAAATGTACGTGCCGCTGCTCAAGGCCGCGGACGCGGTGGTGCACACCGCGTACGAATATTCGCCGCGCGGCGTGCAGCTCGACCGGCAGGCGATCGAGACCATGCTGACGGCGCAGCGTGACGCGCTGGCCACCGACGGCAAGCCGAGGGCGTTCCTCTACACGTCCGGAATCTGGGTGCTGGGCCGTACCGCGCGGGCGGCGGACGAAGACGCGCCGCTCGACCCGCCCCCGCACGTGGCGTGGCGTCCGGCCCATGAAGAGCTCGTGCTGGCCGCCGCCGCGTCCGGCCTGCGGCCGGTCGTGATCCGGCCCGGCATCGTGTATGGCGGCGGCCGCGGGATTGTATCGGACCTGATCAAGGACGCGTTGAACGGGATCATTCGCGTGGTCGGCCCGGGCAAGAACCGGTGGCCGTGCGTCTACGACCACGATCTGGGCGACCTCTTCGTGCGCATCCTCGAGTCGCCGACGGCCACCGGCATCTTCCACGCGAACGACGAGGCCGACGAGCGGGTCAGCGACATCGTCGAGGCGATTGCCGGCCAGGTGCCGCAGCGCCCCGACATCCGCTACATGCCGATGGCCGAGGCGCGCAAGAAGTTCGGCACCTACGCCGACGCGCTGGCCCTGGATCAGAAGGTCCGCAGCCCGAAGGCCCGCGCCCTGGGATGGGCGCCGAGCCTGCCCGGCGTGGCCAACAGCGTGGCCCGGCTGGTCGAGGAGTTCCGCAACGCGCAGCGCGAGAAGAACGATTAA
- a CDS encoding AMP-binding protein produces MITLIDVFRSLETHRGEFLVYDDGYRVRRHSYAEVTAASRGFAARLSNHGIGKGDKVLIWGENRPEWIVAYWGIQLIGAIAVPIDYRSSPEFAARIRDIVNARLVLAGDDVEPGPMLAWRLAGIDWSADGPMPAVTIDRDDVAQIVFTSGATAEPKGVLVRHRNILANTNPVAREIDKYKRYAWPFLPLRFLNLLPLSHMFGQSMATFIPPLIDGTVGFMRSYNPHDIARRVKDWRISVIVCVPKILEVLQDHAIRLDPAAASPPGGLSIPARWWRYRRIHGTFGLKFWGFIVGAAPLSPVLEDYWKRLGFVVIQGYGLTETAPIVTLNNPFRTNTGSVGTPIAGVEVKIAADGEILVRGENVTTGYYQPGAGDRTQDAEGWLHTGDIGELDAQGRLFIRGRKKEMIVTPEGLNVFPDDVERGLNEVPGVVESAVVGTRTADGTDYSERVHAVLVLSPGIDAETVVQLSNAKLADHQRIRSFSVWTDGQLPRTEGTKKLKRAAIRQWVQSGAKPAAATTDDPLKALLSKFAGARTMSGDTSIEGLGLSSLERVELMVALEDQFQTRIDETLFAGAKTLDDLRAVVKAAPEQAEVPEPVDFPSWNRTWPVRWIRRVCQFTWLLPLTRAFAWARVEGLEHLEGIHGPVVFAANHQSHMDVPVILSVLPGAWRARIAPAMAKEFFKAHFFPAEHTWRQVLTNRANYYLAAFFFNTFPLPQREAGARQTLRYIGEVTGDGYSVLIFPEGARTESGEIKAFRGGIGMIGARLDLPVVPVRLDGVDRVLHTSWKMARPGRVSVTFGKPLRLAGDDYAALARQVEQAVRDLPIKGGA; encoded by the coding sequence GTGATCACGCTCATCGACGTCTTCCGCTCACTCGAGACCCACCGCGGGGAATTCCTCGTCTACGACGATGGCTACCGGGTGCGGCGGCATTCGTACGCGGAGGTGACCGCCGCCTCGCGCGGATTTGCCGCGCGCTTGTCAAATCACGGCATCGGCAAAGGCGACAAGGTCCTGATCTGGGGGGAGAACCGTCCCGAGTGGATCGTGGCGTACTGGGGCATCCAGTTGATCGGCGCCATCGCCGTGCCGATCGACTACCGGTCGTCACCGGAATTCGCCGCGCGCATCCGCGACATCGTCAATGCACGCCTGGTCCTCGCTGGTGATGACGTGGAGCCGGGGCCGATGTTGGCATGGCGGCTCGCCGGCATCGACTGGAGTGCCGACGGCCCCATGCCCGCCGTGACGATCGACCGCGACGACGTCGCGCAAATCGTGTTCACCTCGGGCGCGACCGCCGAGCCGAAGGGCGTGCTCGTTCGCCACCGCAATATCCTGGCGAACACCAATCCAGTGGCGAGGGAAATCGATAAGTACAAGAGGTACGCGTGGCCGTTCCTGCCGCTTCGCTTCCTGAACCTGCTGCCCCTCAGCCACATGTTCGGGCAATCGATGGCCACCTTCATCCCGCCGCTCATCGACGGCACCGTCGGGTTCATGCGCAGCTACAACCCGCACGACATCGCGCGCCGCGTGAAGGACTGGCGCATTTCGGTGATCGTCTGCGTGCCCAAGATCCTCGAGGTGCTGCAGGACCACGCCATCCGCCTGGACCCGGCGGCCGCCAGTCCCCCGGGCGGGCTGTCGATCCCCGCGCGGTGGTGGCGCTACCGGCGCATCCACGGCACGTTCGGCCTGAAGTTCTGGGGGTTCATCGTCGGCGCCGCCCCGCTCTCCCCCGTGCTCGAGGACTACTGGAAGCGCCTCGGGTTCGTCGTCATCCAGGGATACGGCCTCACGGAAACCGCGCCGATCGTCACGTTGAACAACCCCTTCAGGACCAATACCGGCTCGGTCGGGACACCGATTGCCGGCGTCGAAGTGAAGATCGCCGCCGACGGGGAGATCCTGGTGCGGGGCGAAAATGTCACGACCGGCTACTACCAACCGGGAGCCGGCGATCGAACGCAGGACGCCGAGGGGTGGCTGCACACGGGGGATATCGGGGAGCTCGACGCCCAAGGACGCCTGTTCATCCGCGGGCGCAAGAAGGAGATGATCGTCACGCCCGAAGGGCTCAACGTCTTTCCCGATGACGTGGAGCGCGGATTGAACGAAGTGCCTGGCGTCGTCGAATCCGCCGTGGTCGGAACCAGGACCGCAGATGGCACAGATTACTCAGAACGGGTCCACGCCGTCCTTGTTCTCTCTCCCGGAATCGATGCTGAAACCGTCGTTCAACTGTCAAACGCCAAACTGGCCGATCACCAGCGCATCCGCAGCTTCTCGGTGTGGACCGATGGCCAGCTGCCGCGGACCGAGGGCACGAAGAAGCTCAAGCGCGCGGCGATCAGGCAGTGGGTGCAGAGCGGGGCGAAGCCGGCGGCGGCGACGACGGATGATCCGCTGAAGGCGCTGCTGTCGAAGTTCGCCGGCGCGCGAACGATGAGCGGCGACACCTCGATCGAAGGCCTGGGCCTGAGCTCGCTCGAACGCGTCGAGTTGATGGTGGCGCTCGAGGATCAATTCCAGACGCGCATCGACGAGACCCTGTTTGCCGGCGCGAAAACCCTGGACGACCTGCGGGCCGTGGTGAAGGCCGCACCGGAGCAGGCCGAGGTTCCCGAGCCCGTGGACTTCCCGTCGTGGAACCGGACCTGGCCCGTGCGGTGGATCCGGCGCGTCTGCCAGTTCACGTGGCTGCTGCCGCTGACCCGCGCCTTCGCGTGGGCGCGCGTGGAGGGCCTGGAACATCTCGAGGGCATCCATGGGCCGGTCGTCTTCGCGGCGAATCACCAGAGCCACATGGACGTACCGGTGATCCTGTCGGTGCTGCCCGGCGCGTGGCGCGCGCGCATTGCGCCGGCCATGGCGAAGGAGTTTTTCAAGGCGCACTTCTTCCCGGCGGAGCACACGTGGCGGCAGGTGCTGACCAACCGGGCGAACTACTACCTGGCGGCGTTCTTCTTCAATACGTTCCCGCTGCCGCAGCGTGAGGCGGGCGCGCGGCAGACGCTGCGCTACATCGGCGAGGTGACCGGCGACGGGTATTCGGTGCTGATCTTCCCCGAGGGCGCCCGCACCGAGTCAGGCGAGATCAAGGCGTTTCGGGGCGGCATCGGCATGATTGGGGCGCGGCTGGATCTGCCGGTGGTGCCGGTGCGCCTCGACGGCGTGGACCGGGTGCTCCACACAAGCTGGAAAATGGCCAGGCCGGGCCGGGTTTCGGTGACCTTCGGAAAGCCCTTGCGGCTGGCCGGAGACGACTACGCGGCCCTGGCGCGGCAGGTGGAGCAGGCGGTACGCGATTTGCCTATCAAGGGCGGCGCGTGA
- the infA gene encoding translation initiation factor IF-1, translating to MSKDDLIDMQGTVVAVHSGGLYRVQVDAGHEVLAQLSGRMRRFRIKVVPGDRVTVGISPYDPQRGIITFRAR from the coding sequence ATGAGCAAAGACGATCTGATTGACATGCAAGGCACGGTGGTCGCCGTGCACAGCGGCGGTCTTTACCGCGTGCAGGTGGACGCCGGCCACGAAGTGCTGGCGCAGCTGAGTGGTCGGATGCGGCGTTTCCGTATCAAGGTGGTTCCTGGCGACCGCGTGACGGTTGGCATCTCCCCTTACGACCCGCAACGCGGCATCATCACCTTCCGCGCCCGCTAG